A window of bacterium genomic DNA:
GACGGGGCGCCGATGGCCGCCAGAGCACCCGTTTGTTTCGCAGACAGACCACTAGTCTCGGAGGCCGGGATGGCGGGTAGCTGGGTGCTGTTCGGCTACCTGGTCGCCTACGGGGCGCTGGCGATCTATGCCGGCCACCAGGCATACCGCATCAGGCGGCTTGGCCGGCGGCTGCCCCCGGAGACATGAACCGTCGCCACGTTCTGATCCCGGCCGGGGCGCTCCTGGCGATCGTGGTCGGCTTCCTCGTGTGGGGGGGCATCACGGACAACGTCGTCTACTACCTGACACCGTCGGAGGCGGTCGATCAGCGATCCGGCCAGGAGCCCGGCTACCGGTTCCGACTGGGGGGCCTGGTAGAGGCGGACTGGCTCCATGGGACCGACGACGGGGTCCGGTTCATGGTCGGGGACGGCGCAGTCTCGATAGCCGTCGAGCATGCCGGCGCCGTACCCCAGCTGTTCCGCCCCGGGATCGGAGTGGTCGTCGAGGGGGCCTGGGAGGGAGAGACGTTCCGGTCGGACACCCTGCTGATCAACCATGACGAGCAGTACCGGGCCGTGGACGGCGAGGGAACCTACCAGGTACCGACCGCCGGGCCATGATCGCCTGGCTGGGACTCGGCTCGATCCTGGTCGCTCTCGGGGCGGCGCTGGCGGTGGCGTGGAGGGGGCTACCCGCCCTGGCAGGACGGGGCGCCGTGCCGATGCAGCGGATGAGGGGTCCGGTGCTGTGGCTCCTCGGCGGGGCTACGGCCGCCATGCTGGTACTGGAGATCGGCCTCCTGGCCGGCGATTTCTCCATCGCCTACATAGCCAATAACCACCGGATCGGGACCCCGCTGATCTTCACCATCGCCGCCGGATGGGCCGCGCTCGAGGGTTCGATCGTCCTGTGGGGGCTGGTGCTGGCGGCCTTCACCGGAGCGGTGTTCCGAGCCATGTACAGGCGTGACCACCCGCTCGCCGGAGGAACCCTGTCCGTGCTGGGGATGCTGGCCGTCTTCTGGTTCGGCCTGATGGCAACGGTCGCCAACCCCTTCGCAGTCTGCGCCGCCGCGGCCGACACCGCCGGGTGCGCCGTGTCGGCCTGGGCGCCCTGGTCGGCCGTGGACCTTCCGGGCACCGGCCGGGGGGCCAATCCCCTGCTCCAGAACCACATCCTGATGGCGGTCCACCCGCCCGTCCTGTACGTGGGATACGTGGGCTTCTCCGTGCCGTTCGCGGTCGGGATCGCCTCGCTGGCCGCCGCCGACCAGCAAGGGACCTGGCTCCGCACCACCCGTACCTGGACCCTGACCGCCTGGGGGTTCCTGACCACCGGCATCGTGCTGGGCGCCTGGTGGAGCTACGAGGTGCTGGGCTGGGGCGGGTACTGGGCCTGGGATCCGGTCGAGAACGCCTCCTTCATCCCGTGGTTGCTGGCCACCGCCTTCATCCACTCGTCAGTGGTCCAGCTGCGCAGGGGCGTGCTCCAGTCCTGGAACTACGTGCTCGTGATCGGCGCCTTCGCGGCCACCATCCTCGGCACCTTCCTGACCCGCTCGGGGGTGATCGCCTCGGTGCACAGTTTCACCCAGTCATCCATCGGCCCCGTCCTCCTGGCGTTTCTGGCGGTGGTCCTGGCCGGGTCGCTGGCCCTGTTCTCCGCCCGTGTCCACCTGGTGGGCAGCGCTCCCCGTCTCGACTCGCTTGCCAGCCGGGAGGGCGCCTTCCTCCTCAACAACCTGCTCCTGGCGGTATTCGCCTTCGTGGTCCTGTCCGGCACCCTGTTCCCGCTGGCCGTGGAAGCCTTCCAGGGAAAGACCGTGGGCGTGGGCCGGCCGTTCTTCGACCGGTGGGCCGTGCCGCTCTCCTACGGCCTCATCCTGGCCATGGGCATCGGGCCCATCACGCCGTTCCGGGTGGCCCGCGCCCGGGTGCTGTGGGAGCGGGTGCGCACGCCGATGCGGATCGCCCTGGGGCTGGCGGCCCTGCTGGTCCTCCTGGTGAGCCGCAACCGGCACGTGATCGTGGTTGTGGTGCTGGCGGTCTTCGTCGTGTCGGCCATCGCCAGGCACCTGGTGGTGCTGGTCCGCAAGCGCGCCACCGCAACCGGCCAGGGATCGTTGGCTGCCGCGGGGACCTTGATGAGGCGTGATCCAGGCTACTGGGGCGGGCAGATCTCCCATGTCGGCGTGGCGATCCTGGCGGTCGGGATAGCGGTCTCGGCCAACCACGCCGGCTCGGGGTCCATCGCGCTGAGCCCGGGCGAGACCGCTCCGTTCGCCGGCTACGAGATCGCCTACCGGACCCCGTTCTCGCGCGCCGAGCCGAACCGGGACGTCCTGGGCGTCCGCCTGGACGTGTCGCGGGGCGGTGAAGCCGTGACCGTGATGTCCCCGAGCCTCAACAGCTACGGCAACGGCGTCCCTCCCGTCGTCACCCCCGCGGTGTACTCGACGCCGCGGGGAGACCTGTACGTCTCGCTCACCCGGCTCGACAGCTCGGGGATGGTGGCCGATGTGTGGAGCTACCCGCTCCAGTGGATGGTGTGGCTGGGCGGGCTGGTGACGGCTGCCGGAGCAGGCTTCTCGCTCTCGGCCGTGGCAGGCCGGAGACGGCGGACGGCGGGAGCCGGCCATGGCTGACCGCCGCGCCCTCCTGGCGGGCGCCGCCACCCTGATCCTGGCCGCGGTCGTCGCGTGGGGCCTGGTGGTCGGCGAGCCGAGCGACCGTGACCGGGTAGAGGCGCTCGGCGCCCGGATCCGGTGCCCGGTCTGCCAGGGGGAATCGATAGCCGACTCCCCAACGCCCTATGCCAACGACATCCTGGCGTTCGTGGAGGAGAAGGTGGACGAGGGCTGGAGCGACGAGCAGATCCTGGACTATCTGGAGGCCAGGTTCGAGGGTATCCGGCTGGATCCCCGCTTCTCGGGCACCACGGTGCTGCTCTGGGTGCTGCCGGCAGGGGTGGCTGTCGCCGGCGCCTGGCTGGCCTTCCGGCGCCTGATCCGACGACCGGACACTGCCGATGGGTGACGGGCCACCGGTGAGCCGGCTCCGAGCCCTGATCGAGGCGGACATCCGCGACGTGCGCCGGCAACTGGCCGAGGAGGAGCTCGACGCCGCCACCGCCGGGCAGTTGATCGAGCGGTACCGGCAGGAGCTGGCCACCATCGAGGCCGGAACGGCGGACGGAGTCCTGGAGCCGGCGCCGCCCGGCCGATCCGGACGGCGCCTGGCGGGGACGTTGCTCCTGATCGGCGCCGTGATCGTCGTGTCGGTGACCGCCTACTTAGCAATCCGGCCCAGGGAAGGCGGGTTCGTGACCGGCTACTCGGAGACGCCGGTGGACCTTTCCGAGGTGACCAACGACCAGATGGAGGCGGTCATAGCCGCCAACCCCGATGTGCCCGGGATCGCCGCTATGCGGCTCAGCCTGGCCGACCGGTATTTCGAGGCCGGTGAGTTCTCGAACGCCCTCCCCCACTACCTGGACGCGCTGGATGGGGACCTCGACCGCACCCGCCGATCCCGCGCCCTGGCGAGGGTCGGCTGGATGACCTTCGAGTCGGGCAACGCCGGTATCGCCCGGTCCTACCTGGACGAAGCCCTGGCGGTGGATGGCGGCTACGCGGAGGCGCACCTGTTCCTCGGGTTGCTGCTGCTGGCCGAGGACGACGCCATCGGCGCCCTGGAACACCTGGAACCCCTGCTGGACGAGGCGGACCTCCCCGAAGGGATCCGAGGGGCGATCGAGGAGAGGATCGCCGAAGCCCGGCGGCAGGCGGGGGCCGGCGGATGAGCTCCCGCGGGCGCTACCTGCTCGTGGCCGGGCTGGTGGCCGTCGGCCTGGCCGTAGCCGTCTTCGCGGCCCGGTTCGGGGAAGGCGCCGGCCGGAGCGCCTCACCGGTCGTCGGCGCGGCGGTTCCCGACCTGACCCTCCCCTACCTGGACGGGAACGGTTCTCTGAACCTGGCTGATCTGAGCGGCTCGCACGACGTGGTAGTGGTCAACTTCTTCGCCTCCTGGTGCCTGCAGTGCCGCAACGAGCACGCCGATCTCATCTCGACCGCCGATGCCTACCACGACCGATCGGTGCGGTTCCTGGGAGTCGCTTTCCAGGACAATCCGGCGCGCGCCACCTCTTTCCTCGACGAGTTGGGCCGGGGTGGCGCCACCCGGTACCTGTCCGATCCGGGCTCCCGCGCCGCCATCGAGTTCGGAATCTTCGGCGTCCCCGAGACCGTCTTCATCTCCGGCGGCGTGATCGTCGGGAAGTTCCTCGGCGAGTCCGACACCCTCACGCTCACCGGAGCCCTGGAGCAGCTCCTATCCGGCCAGGCAATCGAGTCGAGACAGGTAGGCGAATTCCGCCAATCCCCGGAGGGAGACCCGTAGATCTGCCCTTGTCGGCCAAGCCTCCGGTCGCCGCGCGGATAGTCTGGAGTTACGAGCGCCGGATTGCGATTCGGTTGCGCCGAACGGGGCATGCGCACCGCTGACCAACTTGTTCCGAAACGGGGGGCACCACAGATGACCGATCAGCAAGACCCGCCGCAGCAACGGATTGAAGGCAACGACCCCTTCGGGATGTCCCGGTTCAGCATCCGGCGCTACTCGATCCAGCATTTCCTCCTGATCGTGCTGGTAAACGTCCTGCTGGCGACGCTGACCGTCGCCACGATCCGGTGGGGCAATCCGGCGCTGGTGGCACTGTCGACCACGACAGTGGTCGTTGTCCTGGTCAAGACGGTCCTGGTGGTGTGGGTGGGTATGCGTACCGTGGAGGTTGAGATCTGGATCAGGCGCCTCGGTATGGGTGACTTCGAGTACCGCATCGAGCCGCGGGGCAGCGACGAAATCGCCAAGGCCTGTGAAGCGTTGGAGACGTTGCGGCTGCGTTCAATCGAGGTCGTGAGGCTGCAACTCGTGGAGCGCCTCAGTGCCGAGTTGGCCTCCGCCAACGCCGACCTGGAGACCCGGAACCTCGAACTGGATCAGACCTTGTCCCAACTCCGCGAGGCGCAGGACCAGTTGGTTGCCCAGCAGAAGCTGCGGGAGATGGTCGATCTGGCCTCCGGGGTTGCCCACGAGATCAGGAACCCGCTGAACTTTGTAGCCAACTTCTGCGACGGATCCGCCGAGCTTCTTGATGATCTGATGGAGGCTCTGAGCCAAGACGAACAGGACGATGACCAGATCGAGGGGATCAGCAACGAAATCCGGACCAACATGGACTACATCCGGAGGAACCTGGGCCGGGCCGACCGAATAATCGAGGGCATGATCAACCTGGGAGACATCCAAGGGTCCTGGCAGGAGGTGAGCCTGAACTTGTTGGTGCAGCAGGCCGTGCGGGCCGCGGTGGATGCCTACCTTGCCGCAGGTGGCGGCGGGAAGCCCTCGGTAGAAGTATGGGAGGACCCGGCTGACCCACAATGTTTGGCAGTCCCCGAAGGCTTGGCATTGGCTGTCATGTGCCTGGTCCAGAACTCCCTCGAAGCCGTAGCCGCCGGTGAGAGGCCCGACGCCCCGATCACCGTGTCCGTCGAGACCGACGGAGACCGGGCCGATGTGATCGTCAGAGACGAAGGCTGCGGCATGACCCCCGAAGTGCTGGAGAATGTCATGAAGCCTTTCTACACCACCAGGCAGGGCGACAACCAGGGGGCGGGCCTGGGACTGCCCCAGGCCGCCGAGGTAGCCCGCGCCCACGGCGGCACCGTTGAGATTCAGTCGACACCTGGAAAGGGCACCACCGTAACTCTGACGCTGAGCATGCAGCACAGCCCGGCCGACACCCCCGAGCCTGTCTCGTAGCGACCGAAGACCGGAGGCGCCCCACCACCTGATCCCGACACCGGGAGTTGCCCGGTTCGTGGACGGTCCCGCCAATCCGGAGGGCCAACTACCAACTAAATCAGACCGCTAGCACCCGCGCCGGATTCGTGTGGGTCATGGCGTGGATCGCCTCTTCGCTGATGCCCTCTTCGCGCAGCATGGGGAGGAAGGTCTCGATCAGGTACTGGTAGCCGTGACCGCCGTTGGTCTTCAGGCGGGGCCGGGCCGGCATGTCCTGGGCGATGACCAGGCGGTCCTGGTGGCCCTGGCGGACCAGTTCGGCCAGGAACTCGGCCCGGCGCTTGTCGGAGTTGATCCACTCGATCCCGATCAGGTCGAACTCCATGTAGGCGCCGGTGGCGGCCACCCGTTCCAGTTCCGGCATCTCCAAGGTGCCGTCGAGGTGCCCGAAGATCACCCGATCGACCTCAACGCCCTCCTCCTGGAAGATCTCCAGGAACTCCAGCGCCATGTACATGGTGGTGTGGGTGGTCAGCGCCAGGCCGGTCGCCACCTGCGCCCGGGCCGCGGCCCGCAGGACCCGCTCCTCCACCCCCTGGACCCAGGCCTTGTCGAGGCCGATCTCCCCGATGATGCCGGGCTTGACGCCGGTGTCACCGACGCCGTTCTCTATCTCGTCGATCATGTAGTCGGCCAGCCGCTGGGTGGTCCACTTGTTGACGAACTCCGGGTAGTAGGGCTCGCGGTAGAAGCCGGTCCCCATGACGATGTGGACGTCGCTCGCCTCCGAGACCCGGCGGAGCTTCTCCGGATCCCGCCCGATGTGCTCCAGGGTCGGGTCGACGAGGGTTCCCCCGCCGGCATCCCTGTAGAGCCGGACCTCCTCCGTCATCTGGACCTCGTCGGTTATCGGGATCGCCAACCAGCGGTGCCTGGGCCACGAGAGATCGGCGAACACGTGGTCATGCATCTGGGTGTGGCCCAGTTCGCCGGGCGATACCGGGCCCCGGACCGTCATCACCTGCTTGGACACGAGCTACCACCTTCCCCCGAGCCGCCGACCCGCTATCCCGCGTGGGCGGCTTCTATCGCCTCCCGCGCGAACGCGACGCCCCGCCCGAATACCTCCTCGGCATGCTCCTCGCGGGCGTGGTCCTCGAAGGCCGCGTACTTGGCGGTTCCGTCCCGCTCCATCTCCGTCAGCAGTCCCCGGTAGTTGATGCCGTCATCTCCGACCGCGATGGGCAGGAAGGTTCCGGCATGGGCATCGGACAGCGTCTCGTACTGATCGGCCGAGCCGTAGATCTCCTCCGAGAATCGGGCCATTCCCTTGAGATGGGCGTAGGCGATGTAGTTGCGCAGGATCCGGTACCCGTAGGGCCAAGGCTCTATGCCCGCTGCGTAGACGTTGCCGGCATCGAAGTTGACCCTGATGTGAGGCGCGTCCAGAGCGTCGAGGAAACGGGCCGTGAGTTCCGGCTCCCGAACAACGTCCGTGCGCTCAGGATCCTCGTTACGGAGATCGAAGTGATTCTCCAACAGCATGGTGATGCCCTTTTCGGCCGCAAGGTCGTGGCAGGGTTCCATCCGCCGCTTGTACCGCTCCACGATCTCGTCGAAGTCCCAAGCGGGATTGTGCCCGGGATAGGTGATGACGAACTCCGCCCCCGCATCGCCGGCGAGGTTGATCACGTCACAGATCGCCCGCTGCGCCGCGGCCACGTCGTCGGTGATCATCACCCTCCACTTGGCGGTCGCGTTGACGCAAACGATGCGAACGCCGTATCCGTCCAGCGTTTCGGCGGCGTTGTCGAAACCATCGTTCTGGGGGTAGTAGACGAGCTCGATGGCTCCGATCCCCAGCCGGCGGCATCGCTCCCCGAGCTGCTCGTAGGTGGGATGCCATCTATTCCAGGACGAATCCGCACAAATCGCCAGTTCCATCGGTTCACTCTCTCTTCCCGCCGCCGACCGCCTAGGTTAGATTCGTGACCATGTCGGGAACGGTCCGGATCCTCACCAAGATCGGTCTGCCCGCGGCCGCCTGTCTGGTGATCCTCGCATGCGGTGGCGAACCCACCTCAGATGACGCGACCACAGGCGCGACCCGGGCACCGACGACCACGACCACTGCTCCTACGACATCGGCCACCACGACTTCCGTCCCGACGCCCACCACCGGCGGTTCCCTGGAGACGAGCACCACCCAGACGGCGCCCGAGGTGCTGACGGTGGAGGTAGTGCTCACCGACCTGGAGAACCCCCGCGGCGTCGGCGTGGATGCGGAGGGTGCCCTGCTGATCGCCGAAGCCGGATACGGGGAGGACGCCGATGCCCCGATCCTGAGGACCGGCCGCCTCACCCGCTTCCTGGACCTCAACGGTGACGGCGACTTTCTCGATCCCGGGGAGGCTGAGCGGTGGCTGGACAACCTGTTCAGCTTCAACTCGGTCAACAAGTACGAAACGGGTCGGGATGAGGTCAGCGGGGCTACGGATGTGCTGGTCCACGAGGATGGACGGGTCTTCCTGTCCCTTGACGGTGGGATCGACCAGAGCGGGGGCACGTTCATCCTCTTCGAGTTGGACGAGGACGGGACCCTCCTGCGGGAGATCAACCAGAACTCCAACATGACCGGGATCGGGTTCGCTCCTGACCAGCGCAGCGTCTACGCATCGCAGAGCACCCACAATTCGCTGATCGAGATCCGGCTCGAAGACGGAGACGTCCGGCACATCGTCACGTTCGAGGACCTCTACAGCGGTCAGCAGGCGGTCCCGGCCGGCCTGGCAGTGGACCCGACCACCGGCGACGTGCTGGTGGCGTTGTTCTCCGGCGTCGCCAAGGCCGAGGGCGAAGCATGCCGGTTCGTACCCGAGGCGATGTGCGACGGACGCTACCTGCCGCTGATCCCTACGGATGCGAAGGTGGTCAGGGTCGATCCGGCCACGGGCTCGGTCACCGACGAGGTCACCGGGCTGACCGCGGCGGTGGACGTGGCGGCCGACTCCGAAGGGAACGTCTTTACGGTGGAGATGGCCGCCGACCACGCCCAGCTGTTCCATCTGGGAGTCGACCTGTTCCTAGCCGACCTCCCCGCACTGCACGGCGGATACATAAGGTTCAGCGGGAGGGTCACGATGTATCCCGCCGACGGAGGGGACCCACGTGTCCTGGCGGAGGGCCTTGACCAGCCGACCAACATCACGGTCGGACCCGACGGCGCCCTGTACGTGTCGACGGGGCAGGGCACCCCTGGCCGCCCCATCCCCGGTCCGCAAGGCCGTACCGAAATAGTGGGAGAAGTTCTCCGGATAACCGGATACAAGTAGGACCCCGTCCCTGTGGACGGCATCCGACGGGACCACTATGTTTACAAGATCGCAGGTGGGCCGTGCCGCGGCCGGACAGGCACTCGAGAGGAGACACGCCATGAGAGCTAGTCGGATAGGGCGATTGCTGGGGCTGTTGCTCGTCGTCATGCTGGTGGCCGCGGGATGCGGCGCCGAGGACGACACGGCCGCGGAGGATGCGGCCGCCGCGCAGGCTCAGGCGGCCGCCGCGCAGCAGGAAGCCGACGCCGCAGCGGCACAGGCGGCCGCGGCTCAGGAGGAAGCCGACGCCGCAGCGGCCGCGCTGACCCAGGCCCAGGCTGACCTGGAAGCCGCCCAGGCGGCAGCGGCCGAGGCCATGGAGGGCGACGACGCCGCTCAGGCCGAGCTCGAGGCGGCGCAGGCCGAGCTCGAGGCGGCGCAGGCCGAGCTCGAGGCGGCGCTGGCCGAAGCCGAGGCAGCTCTCGATGAGGCCGAGATGGCCGCCGATGAGGCCATGAAGGCCGCTGAGGCAGCCGAAGCCGAGGCAGCCGCGGCAACGACGACGACCGTGGCGGCGATGGCAGAACCCGAACTGATCGAGGTCGTGGTCTCCGAGGACAGCGACATCTACAACTTCGACCCGAAGAACTCGGCGGGTGGTGAGTTCGACGCACCTGTGTTCACCACCATCTACGAGACGCTGGCCTGGACGAGCCCATCGGGCGACGTCCTGCCCCGCCTTGCTACCGACTGGACCATCTCCGAAGACAAGATGACCTACACGTTCAACCTGCGGGAAGGAGTCAAGTTCCACAACGGCGCCGACTTCACCGCGCACGATGTCGTGTACAGCGTCAACCGCGCCGTGAGCCAGGGGATCCCGATGGTGCAGCAGCGGGCCCAGAACCTGGAGAGCGTGACCGCAGTCGACGACTACACGGTCGTCTACCAGTTGAAGCAGCCTTCCACCGCGTTCCTCCTCAACATCGCGGACACCACCGGGCTGGGTTTCTCGTCGGTCCTCACGTCCACGGCGCCCGCCCACGGGACGACGCCCGTCGGGACCGGCCCCTTCACGTTCGTGTCCTACGTGCCCGGCTCGGAGTTGGTGCTGGACGTCAACCGTGACTACTGGGACCCCTCGGTCCTACCGTCGTACGACCGCATCCGGGTGAGGATCATCAAGGAAGACGCTTCGATGGTGGCTGCACTCCGCGCCAAGGAGGTGGCCCTGATCCATCCCACCGCCACCGCGACGGCCAGGACCCTGAGGGACGAGGCGGACTTCACGATCGTGGACACGGCGTCCCGCACCTTCTGGATCCATGCCAGCCGGGTGGGGGCGACCCGTGACGAGGCCGTGGTCAAGGCACTATGGCTCTCCATGGATCGTCAAGCCCTGGTTGACATCGCCTTCCTCGGCGAGGCGTTCCCGTGGTCGACCTCCCATCCGTCGGTTGCGTACGGCCTGGGACCCGACGACCTGCCCAACTACCAGCGGGACGTCGAGGCAGCCAAACAGATCCTGGCCGAGGCCGGTTACACGGACGGCGTCGACCTCGTGTTCACCTACCCGACCCGGGTCCCCTACGAGG
This region includes:
- a CDS encoding redoxin domain-containing protein, with protein sequence MSSRGRYLLVAGLVAVGLAVAVFAARFGEGAGRSASPVVGAAVPDLTLPYLDGNGSLNLADLSGSHDVVVVNFFASWCLQCRNEHADLISTADAYHDRSVRFLGVAFQDNPARATSFLDELGRGGATRYLSDPGSRAAIEFGIFGVPETVFISGGVIVGKFLGESDTLTLTGALEQLLSGQAIESRQVGEFRQSPEGDP
- a CDS encoding TIM barrel protein, whose protein sequence is MELAICADSSWNRWHPTYEQLGERCRRLGIGAIELVYYPQNDGFDNAAETLDGYGVRIVCVNATAKWRVMITDDVAAAQRAICDVINLAGDAGAEFVITYPGHNPAWDFDEIVERYKRRMEPCHDLAAEKGITMLLENHFDLRNEDPERTDVVREPELTARFLDALDAPHIRVNFDAGNVYAAGIEPWPYGYRILRNYIAYAHLKGMARFSEEIYGSADQYETLSDAHAGTFLPIAVGDDGINYRGLLTEMERDGTAKYAAFEDHAREEHAEEVFGRGVAFAREAIEAAHAG
- a CDS encoding cytochrome c-type biogenesis protein CcmH, giving the protein MADRRALLAGAATLILAAVVAWGLVVGEPSDRDRVEALGARIRCPVCQGESIADSPTPYANDILAFVEEKVDEGWSDEQILDYLEARFEGIRLDPRFSGTTVLLWVLPAGVAVAGAWLAFRRLIRRPDTADG
- the ccsA gene encoding cytochrome c biogenesis protein CcsA, whose product is MIAWLGLGSILVALGAALAVAWRGLPALAGRGAVPMQRMRGPVLWLLGGATAAMLVLEIGLLAGDFSIAYIANNHRIGTPLIFTIAAGWAALEGSIVLWGLVLAAFTGAVFRAMYRRDHPLAGGTLSVLGMLAVFWFGLMATVANPFAVCAAAADTAGCAVSAWAPWSAVDLPGTGRGANPLLQNHILMAVHPPVLYVGYVGFSVPFAVGIASLAAADQQGTWLRTTRTWTLTAWGFLTTGIVLGAWWSYEVLGWGGYWAWDPVENASFIPWLLATAFIHSSVVQLRRGVLQSWNYVLVIGAFAATILGTFLTRSGVIASVHSFTQSSIGPVLLAFLAVVLAGSLALFSARVHLVGSAPRLDSLASREGAFLLNNLLLAVFAFVVLSGTLFPLAVEAFQGKTVGVGRPFFDRWAVPLSYGLILAMGIGPITPFRVARARVLWERVRTPMRIALGLAALLVLLVSRNRHVIVVVVLAVFVVSAIARHLVVLVRKRATATGQGSLAAAGTLMRRDPGYWGGQISHVGVAILAVGIAVSANHAGSGSIALSPGETAPFAGYEIAYRTPFSRAEPNRDVLGVRLDVSRGGEAVTVMSPSLNSYGNGVPPVVTPAVYSTPRGDLYVSLTRLDSSGMVADVWSYPLQWMVWLGGLVTAAGAGFSLSAVAGRRRRTAGAGHG
- a CDS encoding cytochrome c maturation protein CcmE, whose protein sequence is MNRRHVLIPAGALLAIVVGFLVWGGITDNVVYYLTPSEAVDQRSGQEPGYRFRLGGLVEADWLHGTDDGVRFMVGDGAVSIAVEHAGAVPQLFRPGIGVVVEGAWEGETFRSDTLLINHDEQYRAVDGEGTYQVPTAGP
- a CDS encoding ABC transporter substrate-binding protein, translated to MRASRIGRLLGLLLVVMLVAAGCGAEDDTAAEDAAAAQAQAAAAQQEADAAAAQAAAAQEEADAAAAALTQAQADLEAAQAAAAEAMEGDDAAQAELEAAQAELEAAQAELEAALAEAEAALDEAEMAADEAMKAAEAAEAEAAAATTTTVAAMAEPELIEVVVSEDSDIYNFDPKNSAGGEFDAPVFTTIYETLAWTSPSGDVLPRLATDWTISEDKMTYTFNLREGVKFHNGADFTAHDVVYSVNRAVSQGIPMVQQRAQNLESVTAVDDYTVVYQLKQPSTAFLLNIADTTGLGFSSVLTSTAPAHGTTPVGTGPFTFVSYVPGSELVLDVNRDYWDPSVLPSYDRIRVRIIKEDASMVAALRAKEVALIHPTATATARTLRDEADFTIVDTASRTFWIHASRVGATRDEAVVKALWLSMDRQALVDIAFLGEAFPWSTSHPSVAYGLGPDDLPNYQRDVEAAKQILAEAGYTDGVDLVFTYPTRVPYEDVFFEVLQASWAEAGINVTLNPVEQAVWIPKLINADYDLSATDQGWYSNPYRYVLPRTGWQAPPEEILPELIPELDALAAASQEERPEIFQRIQRLEAENVYPYTGTVYANASHVYHNDLLANADLGTYITGDKRVLYLSLVPAG
- a CDS encoding TatD family hydrolase, whose amino-acid sequence is MSKQVMTVRGPVSPGELGHTQMHDHVFADLSWPRHRWLAIPITDEVQMTEEVRLYRDAGGGTLVDPTLEHIGRDPEKLRRVSEASDVHIVMGTGFYREPYYPEFVNKWTTQRLADYMIDEIENGVGDTGVKPGIIGEIGLDKAWVQGVEERVLRAAARAQVATGLALTTHTTMYMALEFLEIFQEEGVEVDRVIFGHLDGTLEMPELERVAATGAYMEFDLIGIEWINSDKRRAEFLAELVRQGHQDRLVIAQDMPARPRLKTNGGHGYQYLIETFLPMLREEGISEEAIHAMTHTNPARVLAV
- a CDS encoding ATP-binding protein; amino-acid sequence: MTDQQDPPQQRIEGNDPFGMSRFSIRRYSIQHFLLIVLVNVLLATLTVATIRWGNPALVALSTTTVVVVLVKTVLVVWVGMRTVEVEIWIRRLGMGDFEYRIEPRGSDEIAKACEALETLRLRSIEVVRLQLVERLSAELASANADLETRNLELDQTLSQLREAQDQLVAQQKLREMVDLASGVAHEIRNPLNFVANFCDGSAELLDDLMEALSQDEQDDDQIEGISNEIRTNMDYIRRNLGRADRIIEGMINLGDIQGSWQEVSLNLLVQQAVRAAVDAYLAAGGGGKPSVEVWEDPADPQCLAVPEGLALAVMCLVQNSLEAVAAGERPDAPITVSVETDGDRADVIVRDEGCGMTPEVLENVMKPFYTTRQGDNQGAGLGLPQAAEVARAHGGTVEIQSTPGKGTTVTLTLSMQHSPADTPEPVS
- a CDS encoding ScyD/ScyE family protein — protein: MSGTVRILTKIGLPAAACLVILACGGEPTSDDATTGATRAPTTTTTAPTTSATTTSVPTPTTGGSLETSTTQTAPEVLTVEVVLTDLENPRGVGVDAEGALLIAEAGYGEDADAPILRTGRLTRFLDLNGDGDFLDPGEAERWLDNLFSFNSVNKYETGRDEVSGATDVLVHEDGRVFLSLDGGIDQSGGTFILFELDEDGTLLREINQNSNMTGIGFAPDQRSVYASQSTHNSLIEIRLEDGDVRHIVTFEDLYSGQQAVPAGLAVDPTTGDVLVALFSGVAKAEGEACRFVPEAMCDGRYLPLIPTDAKVVRVDPATGSVTDEVTGLTAAVDVAADSEGNVFTVEMAADHAQLFHLGVDLFLADLPALHGGYIRFSGRVTMYPADGGDPRVLAEGLDQPTNITVGPDGALYVSTGQGTPGRPIPGPQGRTEIVGEVLRITGYK